The proteins below come from a single Clostridiisalibacter paucivorans DSM 22131 genomic window:
- a CDS encoding S8 family peptidase produces MESGLSNLYVNKTGESFDYIPANGGGGTENSPPRISRLSHAERLENDLRRAWDLAEESQEDVGVVSVSSRHGVYLEIKGQAGYDLITKSLEHVGQHVRICNIKTEEDSENKKIVSSTVYVPENKRDFFIKKINKYKETENAEKVIGTIESINLAYVDALWMSDKSKMPTTVPQWCEVWLMYETKEDIEEIQAEFFKICEEKSIEYKNQRIIFPERLVLAVKANKQQLSELQWLSSRIAEFRIIVTPAGFFEDLSEWEQRDFVKDLAERLDISARSNTSVCILDTGVNNGHGLLAPLLSDEDMHSVDLDKGVYDRNKHGTMMAGIAAYYTLEDKLESSDPVIINHFLESVKLFDKEDDNEKDLYGYVTENAINLAQIQNPETNRSICMAVTAKSNAIENDGRPSSWSGAIDSVISGANDIGSSDVGRKLMFVSAGNTHMSEIKESGDVLTAVRNHTIEDPGQSWNAITVGAYTEKYQIPEEYSDNYQPVVEPGNFSPFTSSSIMWREKWPIKPDIVLEGGNLVYDEATDFYSDLPDLQLLTTSKDFQTGKSFDVISMTSSATAQAAWIGANIQHQYPELWPETVRALIIHSAEWTDAMKKATFENSVPKRSDYRNLMRICGYGVPNLSKAIWSASNRVNLIIEDEIQPFQKKGSGNPTSKEMHIHKIPWPDDVLLGLEDETVRMRVTLSYFVEPGPGEIGWKDKYRYPSCGLQFDVNNSTEDNENFLKRINKAIRDDEEDRGDVKNDSNRWVIGTSNRNVGSIHSDIWEGTASDLSQSNKIAVYPITGWWKSRTNLKKFNSKIRYSLVVSIEAPEVEIDLYNVIKNKIETEINVENRTTVTTEITY; encoded by the coding sequence ATGGAATCAGGATTAAGCAACTTATATGTAAATAAAACCGGAGAAAGCTTCGATTATATACCTGCTAATGGTGGAGGTGGAACAGAAAACAGTCCGCCTCGCATTAGCAGACTAAGCCATGCAGAGCGACTTGAGAATGATTTGAGAAGGGCTTGGGATCTAGCAGAAGAAAGTCAAGAAGATGTTGGTGTTGTTTCAGTTTCTTCAAGGCATGGAGTTTATTTAGAAATTAAGGGTCAAGCAGGATATGACCTAATAACAAAAAGTTTAGAGCACGTAGGGCAACACGTTAGAATATGCAATATTAAGACGGAAGAAGATAGTGAAAATAAGAAAATTGTAAGTTCAACTGTCTACGTCCCTGAAAATAAAAGGGATTTTTTTATTAAGAAAATCAATAAATACAAAGAAACAGAAAATGCTGAAAAAGTCATCGGGACAATAGAGAGTATTAATCTTGCTTATGTAGATGCACTTTGGATGAGTGACAAAAGCAAGATGCCAACGACTGTTCCGCAGTGGTGTGAAGTCTGGCTAATGTATGAAACAAAAGAAGACATTGAAGAAATCCAGGCGGAGTTCTTTAAGATTTGCGAAGAAAAAAGTATTGAATACAAAAATCAGAGAATCATTTTTCCTGAGCGTTTAGTTTTAGCGGTAAAAGCGAATAAACAGCAGTTGTCTGAGTTGCAGTGGCTAAGCTCACGGATAGCAGAGTTTAGAATAATAGTAACCCCGGCAGGTTTTTTTGAAGACTTATCAGAATGGGAGCAAAGAGATTTTGTAAAAGATTTAGCAGAGCGTCTAGATATTTCAGCCCGTTCTAATACATCAGTATGTATTCTTGATACAGGGGTAAATAATGGTCATGGTTTATTGGCTCCATTATTATCGGATGAAGATATGCATTCTGTTGATTTGGATAAAGGTGTTTATGACAGAAATAAACATGGAACAATGATGGCTGGAATTGCTGCATACTATACCCTTGAGGATAAACTTGAAAGTTCCGATCCCGTTATAATTAATCACTTCTTAGAATCTGTCAAGTTATTTGATAAAGAAGACGACAACGAAAAAGACTTATACGGTTATGTGACTGAGAATGCTATTAATCTAGCTCAAATCCAAAATCCGGAAACAAATAGATCGATTTGTATGGCTGTCACTGCAAAGTCAAATGCAATTGAAAATGATGGTAGACCATCTTCTTGGTCAGGTGCAATTGATTCAGTTATCTCTGGTGCGAATGATATCGGTTCATCTGATGTAGGGAGGAAGCTTATGTTTGTTTCTGCTGGAAATACTCACATGTCTGAAATTAAAGAATCGGGAGATGTTCTAACGGCTGTTAGAAATCATACAATTGAGGATCCCGGACAATCCTGGAACGCTATAACGGTAGGAGCTTATACAGAAAAGTATCAGATACCTGAAGAATATTCCGATAATTATCAACCAGTTGTTGAACCTGGTAACTTTTCCCCGTTTACATCAAGTTCGATCATGTGGCGCGAAAAGTGGCCAATTAAACCTGATATTGTTTTAGAAGGTGGGAATTTAGTTTATGATGAAGCTACTGATTTTTATTCTGATCTACCAGATTTACAACTTTTAACTACCAGTAAAGATTTTCAAACGGGGAAGTCATTTGATGTAATTAGCATGACAAGTTCCGCAACAGCACAGGCGGCATGGATAGGTGCAAATATTCAACACCAGTATCCAGAGCTGTGGCCAGAAACTGTAAGAGCACTAATCATTCATTCGGCAGAATGGACTGACGCTATGAAAAAAGCTACATTTGAAAACTCGGTTCCTAAAAGATCTGATTATAGAAACTTAATGAGAATTTGTGGCTATGGCGTACCGAACCTCTCAAAAGCAATCTGGAGTGCATCAAATAGAGTTAATCTGATAATTGAAGATGAAATCCAACCTTTTCAAAAAAAGGGGAGCGGTAACCCCACATCAAAAGAAATGCACATTCATAAAATTCCTTGGCCGGATGATGTATTATTAGGCTTGGAGGATGAAACCGTAAGAATGCGAGTAACATTGTCATATTTTGTTGAGCCTGGACCTGGAGAAATTGGATGGAAAGATAAATATAGATATCCTTCTTGTGGACTTCAATTTGATGTGAATAATTCCACAGAAGATAACGAGAATTTCTTGAAAAGAATAAACAAAGCTATCAGAGATGATGAAGAAGATAGAGGCGATGTAAAAAATGATAGCAATCGCTGGGTGATTGGTACATCAAATAGAAACGTTGGTTCCATTCATTCTGACATATGGGAGGGAACAGCGAGTGACTTAAGCCAGAGCAACAAAATAGCTGTGTATCCGATAACAGGGTGGTGGAAATCTAGAACGAATTTAAAAAAGTTCAATTCAAAAATCAGGTATTCATTAGTTGTGAGTATTGAAGCTCCAGAAGTTGAAATTGATTTGTATAATGTAATTAAGAATAAGATTGAAACAGAAATCAATGTTGAAAACAGAACCACAGTCACTACTGAAATTACTTATTGA
- a CDS encoding AAA family ATPase has translation MATIEQVKALIRAHFDSNDEKFKTVVLQIAAHEAKVGHTASAREIKDIIQNPKYLSKSKVVKLNNRLDILEQRMINVTLSDLIVSSEIEDKIKRVINEYHKKDILRKNGLMNRSKVLLAGDPGTGKTMTASVIANELYLPLYIIQFDRLITKYMGETSAKLRQVFDHIKEIRGVYLFDEFDAIGSDRSLDNDVGEMRRILNSFLQNLEDDESYSIIIAATNNPNILDKALFRRFDDVMEYKNPDAEQITRLFKMKLHGKASNDIFSEDVYKKALGLNHADIVKACEDAVKYSILEDTIITKEILMNFIKDRKNYYKYKEA, from the coding sequence ATGGCAACAATTGAACAAGTAAAAGCTTTGATAAGAGCGCATTTTGATAGTAATGATGAGAAATTTAAGACAGTTGTTTTGCAAATTGCGGCTCACGAGGCAAAGGTTGGGCATACAGCCAGTGCCAGAGAAATCAAAGATATTATTCAAAATCCTAAATATCTTAGTAAAAGCAAAGTTGTTAAGCTAAATAATCGCTTGGATATTTTAGAGCAACGAATGATTAACGTAACGCTCTCGGATTTAATTGTGTCGTCTGAAATCGAGGATAAAATAAAGCGTGTGATCAACGAATATCATAAGAAAGACATTCTGAGAAAGAACGGTCTTATGAATCGATCAAAAGTTTTACTTGCTGGAGATCCTGGAACCGGTAAAACAATGACGGCTTCAGTAATAGCTAATGAACTATATTTACCTCTTTATATTATTCAGTTTGATAGATTGATTACTAAATATATGGGGGAAACAAGTGCAAAGCTAAGGCAAGTATTTGACCATATTAAAGAGATTCGTGGAGTGTACTTATTTGACGAATTTGATGCAATTGGATCGGATAGAAGCTTAGATAATGACGTTGGGGAAATGAGAAGAATACTGAATTCGTTTCTACAGAATCTGGAAGATGATGAATCATATAGTATTATTATTGCTGCAACGAATAACCCAAATATTTTAGATAAAGCTTTATTCAGAAGATTTGATGATGTTATGGAATACAAAAATCCTGATGCAGAACAAATTACAAGATTATTTAAAATGAAGCTTCATGGGAAAGCATCCAATGATATTTTCTCGGAAGATGTATATAAAAAGGCTTTAGGGTTGAATCACGCAGATATTGTGAAAGCCTGCGAAGATGCTGTCAAATACTCAATTTTGGAAGACACCATTATTACTAAAGAGATCCTAATGAACTTCATAAAAGATAGGAAGAATTACTATAAATATAAGGAGGCTTAA